The DNA sequence AGCGAGATCTCGACGCCAAGCACTACGAGCATCGAAGGGCTGCAGGCCGCGCTCAAGGTCGACGCCGATCGCCTGCTCAAGACGCTCCTGATGCGTGACGCCGCCGGCAAGGTCGTGGCTGTCGTACTGCCCGGAGATCGCGATGTCAACGAGGCCAAGCTCCGGAAGATCCTCGGCACGAGCGATGTGAAGTTCGCCGGAGATGCTGACTTCATCGCTGCCGGCGCGGTCGCCGGCTACGTCGGACCGGTCGGGCTCCGTGCGCGAACGCTTCTGGACACCTCGGTCGATGAGCGTGCGTACATCGCCGGCGCGAACAAGAAGGACACCCACCTGCGCAACGTTGTCGCCGGGCGGGACTTCGAAGGTGAGCGCGTGGATGCGCACGATGTGCGCGAAGGCGACGTCTGCCCGAAGTGCAAGAAGGGCCACGTGTCGATCAAGCGCGGTGTCGAGGTCGGGAACATCTTCGCGTACGGCACGTACTACTCGGACAAGATGAACGCGACCTTCCTCGCGGAGGATGGAACGAGAAAGCCGTTCGTCGGCGGGAGCTACGGCATCGGCGTGGGTCGAGCTGTCCAGACCATCATCGAAACGAACCACGACGAGAAGGGCATCCTCTGGCCCATCTCGGTCGCGCCGTACCAGGTGCACGTCATCGCTCTCCCGTCGAACGACGAAGCCGTGCGCACCGCGGCCGATGCGTTGGTCGCGGATCTGGAGCACGCCGGCGTCGAGGTCCTGTACGACGACCGTGAGGAGACCGCGGGCGTGAAGTTCGCCGATGCCGACCTCATCGGCATCCCGTTCCGCGCCACGGTCTCGAAGCGCACGCTCAAGGAGGACCAGGTCGAGCTCAAGCCGCGCAGCGCCAGCGAAGCCGAGATGGTGCCGCGCGCGACGGCGACGGAGCGGATCGCGGGCACCGTGCGACGGGCTCTCGCTTGATCGGCGACGGGAAGAGACCGCGCGACGTCGCGCCGGCGGTGCGTGAGGAACGCGAGCGCTCGCTCGAGGCGACACTTCGCCCGCAGCGGCTCTCCGACGACGAGTACATCAATCAAGACAACGTCAAGAGCCAGCTGCGGATCCTCATCGAAGCGGCGAAGGCGCGGGGCGAGCCGCTCGATCACGTCGCGCTCTACGGCCCACCGGGAGTGGGAAAGACGTCGCTTGCGAATGTCATCGCGCACGAGCTCGGCGTGCCGATACGGATCACGAGCGGGCCCGCGATCGAGCGCGCCGGCGATCTCGCCGCGATCCTGACCAACCTCCAGGCGGGTGAGGTGCTCTTCATCGACGAGGTCCACCGCCTGCCGCGATTGGTTGAGGAAGTGCTCTACCCGGCTATGGACGTCTATCAGCTCGACATCGTCATCGGCAAAGGACCGGGGGCGCGCACACTGCGCCTCCCGCTTCCGCGCTTCACGCTCGTCGGCGCGACGACACGCATCGGCCGGCTCTCATCGCCGCTGCGCGACCGCTTCGGCGCGACGTACAAGCTCGACCTGTTCGAGACGGAGGCGCTCGAGAAGGTCGTCCGCCGATCGGCGCGCATCCTCGGCGTCGAGATCGAGGCCGCCGCCGCGCACGAGATCGCGCGACGTTCGCGCGGCACGCCGCGCATCGCGAACCGCTGGCTCAAGCGAGTGCGCGACTTCGCTCAGGTGAGACACGACGGGCGGGTGACGCTCGCAGTCGCGCGCGAGGCGCTCGCAGCGCTCGAGGTCGATGACAAGGGTCTCGACGCGGTCGACCGCACGCTCCTCGCGGCGATCGTCGACAAGTTCGCCGGCGGACCGGTAGGTCTCGAAACGCTTGCGGCGGCCCTCAGCGAGGACGCGGAGACCATCGAAGATGTGTACGAGCCGTACCTCATGCAGCAGGGGTACCTCAAGCGGACGCCGCGCGGCCGGGTCGCCACGGAGCACGCGTACCGCCACCTTGGTCGCACCCCGCCGACCGGAGCGACGCTGTGGAACGGCGCGCAGCCGGACGAGCCGTCGAGGTCGGAGGAGTGATCGGCGAGAGTCGCTTCGAGCTCGAGCGCGCGATCACGCAGAACGAGCTCGAGCTCCACTACCAGCCGATCTTCGACATCAGCGGCGATGCCCTACGCGGTGTCGAGGCGCTCGTCCGGTGGAAGCATCCGCAGAAGGGCTTGGTCTCGCCGCATGCCTTCCTTCCGACCGCCGCGCGAGAGGGCCTCATGCACGCGCTCACAGCGTGGGTGCTGCGCGAGGCGTTGCTGCAGGCGAGCGTCTGGCGCAAGGATGGCCTCACGCTGAACATCTCGGTCAACATCGCGGCGAGCGACCTCGGCGATCAGCGCTTCGTGCGCCTGCTGGACCGGACGCTCAAGATCACCGCCGGCTCGTCGGCGTTCAGCGCGGAGATCCGCGCCGATGAGACCGCGGAGGCATCCAGCGCGGGTGTGCGCGAGCTCAGCTCGCGCAAGATCCCGATCGCACTCGATGACGTCACCAGCGTCACGCAGCTCGACAGTGCTTCGCAGTGGCCGCTCGACACGGTGAAGATCGGGCGCGAGATCATCGGCCACGCACTCGAGGATCCGAAGTCGGGGGAGATGGCCCACTCCATCGCGCAGTTCGCTGGGCAGCGGGACATCGGGATCGTTGCCGTGGGCATCGAGAGCAAGGAGATGCTCGGCCTCGCTCGCGCGCTCGGCTGCGTCGGCGTGCAGGGGTACCTGCTCGCGAAGCCGATGCCGAGTCCCGCACTCCGGCGCTGGGCGAGGGCTGGCGCCTGAAGCGCGGGCTGACGCTGGCGCTCGCGACCATCGTCGCGTGCGCGCAGCCGGCCACCGCGCCGACCGCGACGCCGGCGGCGACCGGGTCGCAGCCCGCGCGATCAACAGCACCGGCCACGCCGACCCCGACGCCGACACCCTCACCGCGGCTCGGTCCGGCCGTCGTCGAGAACGTGCAGCTCATCGCCAGCGGCCTCGAAGCGCCGTGGTCGGTCGCCCTCGCGCCGGATGGGCGGCTCTTCGTCACCGAACGCCCGGGCCGCGTTCGCATCGTTCGGCTCGGAGCCGGCGGTGGTCTGGAGGCGCGGCCGTGGGCGACGCTCCCGGCGCGCGCGAATCCGGATGCGGAACGCGGGCTGCTCGGGATCACGCTCGATCCCGATTTCGCGCGGAACGGCTTCGTGTACCTCTATTACTCGTACGCTGGTGCGGGCGGCGCGACGCTCAATCGACTGGTGCGCATGCACGACGCGAACGGCGCGGGCACCGACGAGACGATCCTCGTCGATAACATCCCCGGATCGTCGAATCACGACGGCGGCCGCATCGCGTTCGGACCCGACGGCAAGCTGTACGTGGCGACGGGTGATGGCGAACAGCAGGCGCGTGCGCAGGATCGGAACTCGCTGGGAGGCAAGATCCTGCGGCTCGAGAAGGACGGCAGCGTGCCATCGGACAATCCGTTCGCGGGCTCGCCGGTGTTCTCACTCGGACATCGCAACGTGCAGGGGCTCGCATTCCAGCCGGACACCGGCGTCCTCTATGAAACGGAGCACGGACCGAGCGGACTATTTCCGGCCTGTTGCCAGGACGAGGTGAATCGGATCGAGGCCGGCGCGAACTACGGCTGGCCGATCGTCACGGGCAAGCCTGGTGACGCGCGCTTTCGCGATCCGATCGCATGGAGCGGCAACTTCGACACGTGGGCGCCGTCGGGAGCTGCCTTTGCGACGAGGCCCGGCCCGCTGCGCGGCTCGTTGCTCTTCGCGACGCTGCGTGGCCAGCATCTGCATCGGATCGTCTTCACACCCGACGGTCGCGGCGTGGCCTTTGAGGAGCGGCTTCTGGTGAACCAGTACGGCAGGCTCCGCGACGTCTACGAGATCGCGAGCGGCGAATTCCTCGTGCTCACGAGCAACCGCGATGGACGCGGCCGGCCTGCAGCGGACGACGATCGCGTCCTGCTCGTGACGCTCCGTTAAGCGTCAGGGAAGAGCAGGCCCATGAGACAATCGGTGCCTACATGGACGTGGCTCGCTCGGCGCTGAGCGGGCCGGAAAGGACCGACATGGCCACAGAAGAAACCGCGGCGAAGCCGGAGAAGGCGTCGTCGCCGATCGTCGCCGAGGCCGAAAAGCAGGAGAAGATCCTGAACGCGCTTCAGGCCGTCCTCGATCCCGAGATCGGACTGTCGGTCATCGATCTCGACCTCATCCGCGAGGTCGTCTTCACGCCGGACGAGGCCGAGGTGAAGATGGTGCTCACCACGCCGTTCTGCCCGTACGGCCCGATGCTCATCAACCAGATCCAGTCAGTGTCCGAGCAGGCAGCCGAGATGCCGGTGAAGGTCACCGTGTTGCCCGACCACTGGGAGCCACCACCCTGGCTGCGATAGCGCCGAAGCCGCGGGCACGAAGTCACTTCGCGGTCAAGTTCGCCGCGGCCACGATGCGCATTGCGGCGCTCCTCTTCTTGCTCGGAGGCGCGGCCGGGGTTTACGCAGCCAGCCAGTATCAGGTGCCCGCGGGCGCGATCGAGCTCTTCCCGGGCGCCGCGTTGGCCGTCGGCATCCTCGGTCTGGTCTTCGCCCTGATCTACGCGCTGGTGCTCTGGGGATTCGCGGACGGTCTCGTTCTGCTCGCCGACCTCGACGACGCGCAGCGCGCGACACAGCGGCAGCTGGCAGATCTCACGCTCGCGCAACGGACCGCCCGCGGGCCATTTCATAGCGAGGTCGTCGCAGGCTCAAAGCCGCCCGAGGGCAGCTAGGAGCTGAAGACCGCGGCTTAGGATGCGCTTCTATGGCGGTCCGCGATTCCGCACCCCCAGGCACACTCGGCAGAGAGTTAGATCAGGTCATCGCAGACGCGAGCAGTCGCTTCAACGTGCCTGGGATCGCCGTCGCGCTCATCTCCGGCGAGGACCATCTGACAGCGGCGGTCGGCGTGACGAGTGTCGAAAACCCCCTGCCGGTCGACGCCGACACGCTCTTCAGGATCGCTTCGATCACCAAACCGATCACGGGAACTGCGCTTATGAAGCTGGTCGAACTCGGTCGCCTCGACTTCGACGCACCGATTCGCTCCTATCTTCCCGACCTCCGCCTCGCTGACGAGGATGTTGCCGCTCACGTGACGATGCGGCACATCGTTACCCACCGCGTAGGGCTATCGAGCCGCATGAAGAACTTCGGTGGTGGCGACGACGCCCTAGCAAAGTGGACCGCTCACTTGAGCGATCTTCCCCAGCGCGCGAGACTCGGAGAGCTGTTCTGCTACTCGTGGGACTTCCAACTGACAGGACGCGTCATAGAGGTCCTGACCGGAAAGACCTACGAGGACGCGATTCGTGAGCTCGTCCTGGTCCCTCTTGGGATGACTCGATCGTGCTTCTTCGCGAGGGACGCCATCACATATCGCGTCGCCGCCGGGCATGACGTAAAGGATGGAAGGCCGCAGGTCGCACGACCTTGGATGGAGGTGCGCAACGGGCATCCCTCTGGCGGGATGCTCTCGACCGCCAGCGATCTGATGCGGTTCATGCGTCTGCACCTCGGGCAGCTTTCCGCGGGAGGTGAGCGGCTGCTGTCGGAAGAGTCCATCGCGTTCATGGCCTCCGCGCTGACCTCCGAAGGGGCACACGGTGTGACATGGTGGCGGTTTACGGTGAACGGACTCCTCGTGATCGAACACGCCGGCGGGTATCCGGGTTTCCTGGCTGAGCTTGTGCTCGTGCCGGCCCGGCAATTCGGTATCGCGGTCCTTACGAACATCACACGCACGGGCTACCAGCACCGCGTACCCGAGATCGGGGTCGTCAGCGGCGACATCGTGGCGTGGGCGCTCTCGAGGTGTCTCGACCTTCACGTACCGGCCGACAGGCCGCTCACGCTCGCGGCGAGCGAGCTGTCCGCGTATGCGGGGAGGTATGCGGGGGAGTTCGGCGAGATCGATATCACCGTAGGCCAGGGGTGCTTGGTAGTGACGCGGCATGCCGGCCCTGATGCAGCGCCACCACGTCCATACAGCGTGGCGTTCTACGAACCCGACAAGGTGTTCCATCTGGACGGAACGGATAAGGACACCCGCGGGGGATTTGTACGAGATTCGCGAGGCGATGTGGCGTGGTTCAGGCCTTCCATCCCGGAGATCTATCACCGCCAGAGGGTCTAGCGACGCGCACCGGGTCGGCTTTTCTCCACCGTTCGTGCGAGCACGAAGAGCAGGTCCGATAGCCGGTTGAGCCAGGGCAGCAGCACACCGCCGGAGACCGTGCCCGCATCGACGCAGGCGACCACGCTTCGTTCGGCCCGACGCGCGACCGTGCGCGCCTGATCGAGCGCAGCCGAAATTGGACTCTCGCCCGGTATGACGAAACGGCCCTCGATCGGCGTGCGCGCCTTCAGCCATTCCAGAGCGCTGTCGACTTTCGCGAGGGCGGCGTCGTCGAGTCGCGTCTTGAGGCGCGCGAGGTCCTCCCGCGGTGTCGCCACCTCGGACATCGCGATGTACAGGCCCCGCTGCAGTTCCAACAGCTGCCGGCCCATCGTCGACCTCGGTGCCATCGCGCGCGCGACGCCGATCGCGCTCTGCGCTTCGTCGAGGTCGCCGAGAGCGACGATACGAGGATCTGTCTTGCGCACGCGACCCTTGCCGAAGAGCGACGTCTCGCCGCCGTCCCCAGTACGGGTCGTCACGCGCGCCGAGCGGGTGGTGGCGTGCGGTGATGAGCGCTTTCGGGCTGGCACGCGCGAGAGCATACGAGCGACACGCGCTATGCTCGCTTCTGTCCGGACTGCTTCCACCCGGACGGGAGGGACCGAGAATGCCGACTGGTCGAGGCGAGGCCAAAGACAAGAACGCGAAGAAGAAGTCAAAAGAGCAGCTCGAAAGAGAGCTCAAGAAGAAGACGGTGGCCGCGCCGGTCCAGCCGATGACAATCGAGCTCGTGCCCCGCAAACGCAAGGAGAAGGACTGGTAATAGGGGTCTTTCGCGCGCATCCATACGGCGCCGGTGTGCAGCAAGCCGGCGCCGTTTTTCGTTTCGGAAGCTAAGGTGTGAGGACGGAATAGATGGCAGTGACAGAGAAGACAAGGGCGATCGACCAGGCGATCCTGCAGATCGAGAAGCAGTTTGGTAAGGGCTCGATCATGAAGCTCGGCGCGAATCCCGAGGACAAGGTCGACGCCATCCCGAGCGGATCGCTGGCGCTCGACCTCGCGCTCGGCATCGGCGGCTACCCGCGCGGTCGCGTGGTGGAGATCTACGGCCCCGAGGCCTCCGGCAAGACCACTCTGACGCTGCACGCGGTCGCCGCGGTGCAACGCGCCGGCGGCACGGCTGCGTTCATCGACGCCGAGCACGCGCTCGACTCTCAGTGGGCGCGCACCTGCGGCGTGAACATCGACGAG is a window from the Candidatus Limnocylindria bacterium genome containing:
- a CDS encoding serine hydrolase domain-containing protein, encoding MAVRDSAPPGTLGRELDQVIADASSRFNVPGIAVALISGEDHLTAAVGVTSVENPLPVDADTLFRIASITKPITGTALMKLVELGRLDFDAPIRSYLPDLRLADEDVAAHVTMRHIVTHRVGLSSRMKNFGGGDDALAKWTAHLSDLPQRARLGELFCYSWDFQLTGRVIEVLTGKTYEDAIRELVLVPLGMTRSCFFARDAITYRVAAGHDVKDGRPQVARPWMEVRNGHPSGGMLSTASDLMRFMRLHLGQLSAGGERLLSEESIAFMASALTSEGAHGVTWWRFTVNGLLVIEHAGGYPGFLAELVLVPARQFGIAVLTNITRTGYQHRVPEIGVVSGDIVAWALSRCLDLHVPADRPLTLAASELSAYAGRYAGEFGEIDITVGQGCLVVTRHAGPDAAPPRPYSVAFYEPDKVFHLDGTDKDTRGGFVRDSRGDVAWFRPSIPEIYHRQRV
- a CDS encoding EAL domain-containing protein, whose product is MIGESRFELERAITQNELELHYQPIFDISGDALRGVEALVRWKHPQKGLVSPHAFLPTAAREGLMHALTAWVLREALLQASVWRKDGLTLNISVNIAASDLGDQRFVRLLDRTLKITAGSSAFSAEIRADETAEASSAGVRELSSRKIPIALDDVTSVTQLDSASQWPLDTVKIGREIIGHALEDPKSGEMAHSIAQFAGQRDIGIVAVGIESKEMLGLARALGCVGVQGYLLAKPMPSPALRRWARAGA
- a CDS encoding cob(I)yrinic acid a,c-diamide adenosyltransferase encodes the protein MPARKRSSPHATTRSARVTTRTGDGGETSLFGKGRVRKTDPRIVALGDLDEAQSAIGVARAMAPRSTMGRQLLELQRGLYIAMSEVATPREDLARLKTRLDDAALAKVDSALEWLKARTPIEGRFVIPGESPISAALDQARTVARRAERSVVACVDAGTVSGGVLLPWLNRLSDLLFVLARTVEKSRPGARR
- the ruvB gene encoding Holliday junction branch migration DNA helicase RuvB → MGDGKRPRDVAPAVREERERSLEATLRPQRLSDDEYINQDNVKSQLRILIEAAKARGEPLDHVALYGPPGVGKTSLANVIAHELGVPIRITSGPAIERAGDLAAILTNLQAGEVLFIDEVHRLPRLVEEVLYPAMDVYQLDIVIGKGPGARTLRLPLPRFTLVGATTRIGRLSSPLRDRFGATYKLDLFETEALEKVVRRSARILGVEIEAAAAHEIARRSRGTPRIANRWLKRVRDFAQVRHDGRVTLAVAREALAALEVDDKGLDAVDRTLLAAIVDKFAGGPVGLETLAAALSEDAETIEDVYEPYLMQQGYLKRTPRGRVATEHAYRHLGRTPPTGATLWNGAQPDEPSRSEE
- a CDS encoding proline--tRNA ligase; this translates as MRQSTLFGRTLREAPADAQTPGHRLMLRAAIARPLASGLYTWLPLGFRVAKKVEQIIREEMDRIGCQEMEMPVLTPSDLWKTTGRWEALEPITFRTKDHNGREFMVSYTHEEAVHSHAMSEIQSYKQMPVMVYHFQSKGRDEARPRAGLLRVREFVMKDAYSFDIDQAGLEKSYKAQHGAYERIFQRMHLDAVSVESDTGAMGGDTAHEFQVLTEIGEDRIVVCPNCDYRANMEKATRSGKAPMREESVPQRSEISTPSTTSIEGLQAALKVDADRLLKTLLMRDAAGKVVAVVLPGDRDVNEAKLRKILGTSDVKFAGDADFIAAGAVAGYVGPVGLRARTLLDTSVDERAYIAGANKKDTHLRNVVAGRDFEGERVDAHDVREGDVCPKCKKGHVSIKRGVEVGNIFAYGTYYSDKMNATFLAEDGTRKPFVGGSYGIGVGRAVQTIIETNHDEKGILWPISVAPYQVHVIALPSNDEAVRTAADALVADLEHAGVEVLYDDREETAGVKFADADLIGIPFRATVSKRTLKEDQVELKPRSASEAEMVPRATATERIAGTVRRALA
- a CDS encoding PQQ-dependent sugar dehydrogenase, with amino-acid sequence MQLIASGLEAPWSVALAPDGRLFVTERPGRVRIVRLGAGGGLEARPWATLPARANPDAERGLLGITLDPDFARNGFVYLYYSYAGAGGATLNRLVRMHDANGAGTDETILVDNIPGSSNHDGGRIAFGPDGKLYVATGDGEQQARAQDRNSLGGKILRLEKDGSVPSDNPFAGSPVFSLGHRNVQGLAFQPDTGVLYETEHGPSGLFPACCQDEVNRIEAGANYGWPIVTGKPGDARFRDPIAWSGNFDTWAPSGAAFATRPGPLRGSLLFATLRGQHLHRIVFTPDGRGVAFEERLLVNQYGRLRDVYEIASGEFLVLTSNRDGRGRPAADDDRVLLVTLR
- a CDS encoding iron-sulfur cluster assembly protein yields the protein MATEETAAKPEKASSPIVAEAEKQEKILNALQAVLDPEIGLSVIDLDLIREVVFTPDEAEVKMVLTTPFCPYGPMLINQIQSVSEQAAEMPVKVTVLPDHWEPPPWLR